The Thermomicrobiales bacterium genome window below encodes:
- a CDS encoding ATP-binding cassette domain-containing protein, with protein sequence MSEEERVIQGQPRLQFPAVGAVAIDRPMVDITTSSHKVDVRDLTVRYGTFVALREITLTVPQNSVFAIIGPSGSGKSTLLRALNRMHDTIPSAQVEG encoded by the coding sequence GTGAGCGAGGAGGAGAGAGTGATACAGGGGCAGCCGCGTCTGCAATTCCCGGCGGTTGGTGCGGTCGCTATTGACCGCCCGATGGTCGATATCACGACATCCAGTCACAAGGTGGATGTCCGCGATCTAACGGTGCGCTATGGTACGTTCGTGGCGCTCCGCGAAATTACGCTAACGGTTCCACAGAACTCAGTCTTTGCCATCATCGGGCCGTCCGGTTCCGGCAAGTCGACGCTGCTGCGGGCGCTCAACCGTATGCACGACACGATCCCATCTGCGCAGGTCGAGGG